A window of Glycine soja cultivar W05 chromosome 2, ASM419377v2, whole genome shotgun sequence genomic DNA:
TCATCTGCAGCAGTGAGCAAAGTTGTGTTCTTTCCCAATTCCCCTTGGATTGGTGCTCAAGATTCTGTGGCTTGCTGCATCTTTTTGGAGGGCAAGTTGGGGTTCATGAAACATGGGGATGAGAAATGGACCCTTGTGGATAACAAGAACTTCTTCTACGATGATGTTATTGTGTTCAAGGGTCAGTTTTATGTGACTGATGATCGGGGTACCATTTCATGGATTGATACCTCTTCCTTGAAGTTGGTTCAGTTTTCCCCTCCCTTGTGTGGGCTTGGGGACAAGAAGCATTTGGTGGAGTCATGTGGGAGTCTCTACGTTGTTGATAGGTACTACGAAAGTGAAACCTCAAGAAGAAGGAACTACGTTGGAGGACGAGAAGATCGTGTTGCTGCCGTGGTGTGTTTCAAGGTTTATAAGTTGGATGAAGAGTGGGGAAAATGGGTTGATGTGAAAAACTTGGGGGATAGAGCTTTTGTTTTGGGTAATAGTTGTAGCTTCTCTGTATCAGCTAAAGAGTTAACGGGGTATCAAGAGAATTGCATCTACTTCACGGATATCTTTGATGTTCGTGTGTACAACTTAGACGATCGTAGTATCGTGTCTATTGATTTTGATCCTTGCATTGACAAGTCCATGTGTTCTCATTCATCTTGGACGAGAATTGGACGAAACTAGCTTTGCAATAATGGATCATGAGTTTAAAGGTACACTTTAATTTATCATCCTATCTATCTATATGAACATATATATGCATGCATTTTTAGTAATGTTGTGTCCATCTTAAGCATACATGTGGAAGTCGTTCCATAAATGGCTGGATCTGCGTACTGTTCTCTCCCTAACACAGTAGTTGAGCACTATAGATATCAAAGGTCCTAGAAGTTTAACTGTGCGGATGACATGATATCGTGGGGTACAGTAGCCTGGTCATTATGGAAGTTCAGAAATGGTGTAGTGTTCAAGAATGAGGTGTCGGATGTAAATTCTTCTTTGGATAATAGAAGTTCGATGATGTGTTATTGGTTTACGACAAAAATGCCAGAATCTGTAATCCCCTTTAATGCATGGATTTGCAATCCAAGAACTTGTCATAAGGATTTCACGTAAAATGTATGATGTGCATTTGTTAAAGTTATATCAGATTATGGCTCCGTCGTCAAAGTATGTCCGGAATGATTTACAAGTAAAAGGAGCAAATTATTGCATTTGTTAATGCTGGTTACAGAGAAGATGGACAAGTTACAAGGAGTGATTGATGGTAAAAGGGGGACGGGTTATGCAGAAGGGACACAGTTAACTAGTTGTTTTTGGTGATCTTTGTATGGTTGTTAGACATTATGTGGTCAGTGGAATGCATTATAAAGTGGCACTTTATGCATTGGGTGGCAATGTTGTAAAGGTGGGGTAATTTAGGATGACTGGTTGTTACTGATATGGTAATATACATTTGTCATGACTTCGTAATTGGGGTTTTCTTTGTTGCTGATCCCATGATTTGTGTGATGACTTGGTTAAAATAAGGTATTTGTGTCCATGCATACACAAATACTTAATAACCGATAGTGCATCTAGGAACTTTTTTATCTTTCCATGTAATATGTTCTCAGATACTTCTGGTGCCttttgtaattaatatatatgctctttttggctgataaaaaaaacttatcacttCAAACACTCCATTAACATGTATCATTTCTCTCCATGTCTCTCTTCTTATCACTTGTTATGATCACTTTACTGATATGAAGTGATACTTGTTTTGATCACTTTTCTGATATGTGCTTTGTTGTGTCAGCAGTTGAAGACTTTTGTATGGATCCCTCTCCATGAAGAAGTGCAGAGTGCAGACACACTACTGAGTGGCATACAAATGGAGTATTGATCTTGATTTGTAGAAAATCACTTTGCCCTGTTGTGTAATTATTGGTTCATTTGCTGAATGATCCCGTGTCACGAGTTGGTTGAGATGAAAATCTTGATTAACTGGTTTGTTCTCCATGATCTCCTCGAGTTGGTTCAATTTGTGTTTCTACATGTTTTATTGCTACAATCAAGCATGTCTCTGGCTTTATTCATGATCAAATGAGAATTGCATTTTCAGTTCATACAAATTTTCTATACTGCTGGATATTCAGTTGCCACTGACTTTAGGACCACGtttgaataaattttcaataagtatttataggataaaataagaatacaaaataaattaaacttttccTATGAATTAAAAtcagtttataatttataagatttcttttatttaatttttttaaaataatttatttatatttaatttaatttatagaaaaaaaacttGACTCATTTCGGGGAGTTAGGTTGACTGTCATCTGGAATTTTTggtacaaaaaaaatgaaaattatgaaataaatataagaattgAGTTAAACGGCTCCACTCTCGCTAAGTCATAAAAAACATTGGAAAAGTCAAGAAAGGCAACTTATGTTGAAAGACTTGAGAGAGGTTgtcagtttatttatttattttttgttggaatGAGAGGTTGAGTTGTGACCAAAGTTTGCTTCTCCAAGACCCATCTGTCTCCACTTTATTAAATACGTTAGATTAGTTCCTAAAATTTCAAGCATTcaacaaattagttttttttagagggtaagcatatttttagataaaatatgtttttaatattactatttattttttaaattacattttaatattcaaaattagtgtcttatttTCATCGTTCAATTTgcaaatatttaactttttgttcttgaaatagttataattatcatttaatagcagttataaactataaaaagtATACTTTAAGGACTAAAACTAGACTATTTTCTAATTAGATGaacgaaaataaaatattttttcttagaaaattgaaactgaattagaatatttttaagagattaagcttatattttactatatataaaaataaagggaaatctagcttttaattttcacaattatcgttcaatttagtctttataatgAATATCACCGATTATTACCAATTTAGTCTCATTTGACATATATAAGCTGATTTGTTTCCATGGTTTTTATACCAAATTAACTGTTGTACAATAAAATTAAGGACTAGGTTGACCTATATGAACACTGAAGTGGGGACAAAATGGCAGATATTTATCAAAGTCAAGAATCAAATTGatatacttttaataaaaaaaatcaaattgatatATCCTTGCTTATAAAGAAAGCCTGATTATTAATAGTTTTAAAGTTTTTCGTCACGCACGATTTTGTTCCCTTCCCTTCTTCCTTATAGTTTTCAACCAAAGAAACACTAAATGTAAACAAAGACTATTGGTATATATAGTCATATGAACACCTCTTCATTACAAACTCCCCATCAacactcatttttttctttatctctttctttctatCATATCATAATACCTATCATATTTAGGGAGTGTTtatttcaagaataattttttagtccTAGGAATACAGGGGTGGGaaaatttatcaatatttaatCCTGGTGAAGAggataggaaaaaaatattcacatgTGACATGAATGTCCCTTGACGAGTAAAAATCAAGATATAGCCTCCACTCCACTATCCTCTCAATGCTTCTTCGTGTTAAGTGCTATCATTTTTTCCTTTCCCACAAATTTCGGTCTTATATGTTGCGTCAATTTCATTCCCATAATTTCATTACTTTACTACCAATTACATGCCGAATGGTTAGCTCTATACTGATAGATAGGAAACTTGTTTAGCATTTATGTGCATACAGTTTAATGAAGGAAGATTTTAGAGAACTGTTTTGCAAAAGGGAAAAAGAGGCAgaatatttacttaaaaaggggatcaaaaggaaaataaagatGCATATCTTTTTCAATTACAAATAACATATACATTTGCTTTAGGATTTTGAAGAATTGATATGTTTCAGCATAGCCTTGGCAGATTCATTAGCAAAGTATTTCTGCCTAAGCATCACATATGGGTACCCAACAAACGATAAAATGTTGGCAGGCTTTGAGAAAGAAAGCACTTCATACCAAACTTGATTGTTCTTATCAATCTCAATTGAAAAGCGCTCTTCCCCTGCCTGTGGCCAAAAAGATAACACATGATCACGGCTTGCCCATTTTTTAGTAGCTTGTTTGCTAAAAGGTTCATATACAAGGTACTAATCAAGGTAAGAGAAACTCATTGAAACCATTTCCACAAAGATTAACATattaaaactatttaatttCCCCATATTTGTGTGGTTTTTGAAATGACCATAACTTGGTTTTTGAAATGACCaatccaaaagataaaaaaaaaaaaaaaacaaacattccAGAAAGGATGCAGGAAAAAACTTGGAGGT
This region includes:
- the LOC114381155 gene encoding F-box protein At2g26160-like, producing the protein MDGKVDWSELPIELWPKIGKSLENHMDIVRFRSVCESCRSSMPPPLPNSPSFPMQIPHPLNHSIETLLNQATVYVIEPTDANGASKLEPLPVSSKGWLIKVEESKNHNHNHPLTLLSPISDRKIVYPHGTNSPVLWNLLEFRVIELCKSYTTNISSAAVSKVVFFPNSPWIGAQDSVACCIFLEGKLGFMKHGDEKWTLVDNKNFFYDDVIVFKGQFYVTDDRGTISWIDTSSLKLVQFSPPLCGLGDKKHLVESCGSLYVVDRYYESETSRRRNYVGGREDRVAAVVCFKVYKLDEEWGKWVDVKNLGDRAFVLGNSCSFSVSAKELTGYQENCIYFTDIFDVRVYNLDDRSIVSIDFDPCIDKSMCSHSSWTRIGRN